The following coding sequences are from one Nodosilinea sp. FACHB-141 window:
- a CDS encoding type 1 glutamine amidotransferase domain-containing protein — protein MKILMILTSHDQLGDTGKKTGFWLEEFAAPYYVFKDAGADITLASPRGGQPPLDPKSDAPDAQTEATDRFGQDPDAQQALANTAVLSTLSATDYDAVFYPGGHGPLWDLAADTHSIALIEAFYGANKPVAAVCHAPGVLRHAKAPDGSPLVQNKGVTGFTNSEEAAVGLTDVVPFLVEDMLKQNGGNYSKSDDWQTHVVHDGLLITGQNPASSEAAAQALLQALSVAR, from the coding sequence ATGAAAATTTTGATGATTTTGACCTCTCACGACCAGCTGGGAGACACCGGCAAAAAAACCGGCTTCTGGCTAGAAGAATTTGCGGCCCCCTACTATGTGTTCAAAGATGCTGGGGCCGATATTACCCTAGCCTCACCCCGAGGTGGGCAACCGCCGCTAGACCCCAAAAGCGACGCCCCTGACGCCCAAACCGAGGCTACCGATCGCTTTGGCCAAGACCCCGACGCCCAGCAGGCCCTAGCCAACACCGCCGTGCTGTCTACGCTGTCAGCCACCGACTACGACGCCGTGTTTTATCCCGGTGGCCACGGGCCGCTGTGGGATCTTGCCGCTGACACCCATTCCATCGCCCTCATTGAGGCCTTCTATGGGGCGAATAAGCCCGTGGCCGCCGTGTGCCATGCCCCTGGGGTGCTGCGCCATGCTAAAGCGCCCGATGGTTCGCCCCTGGTGCAAAACAAAGGCGTAACCGGCTTTACCAACAGCGAGGAAGCCGCCGTGGGCCTGACCGACGTGGTGCCCTTTTTGGTAGAAGACATGCTGAAGCAAAACGGCGGCAACTACTCCAAATCTGATGATTGGCAGACCCACGTGGTCCACGACGGTCTCCTAATCACTGGGCAAAATCCAGCCTCCTCGGAAGCGGCGGCCCAAGCCCTGCTGCAAGCGCTAAGCGTCGCTCGGTAG